GTATTACGAAAGCATCTCTCGAAACAGATTCCTTCTTATCTGCTGCTTCCTTCCAGGAAACAACAAGAGTTCTTACGGATGCGGCAATTAAAGGAAAACGTGATGAACTTCTAGGTCTAAAAGAGAATGTTATCATCGGTAAGCTTGTACCTGCTGGAACAGGGATGAGTCGTTATCGTAAGATTACCCCTGTAAAGGAAGAAGAACCTGCTGATTTCATTGAAACTGACGAAGAAGAATTCATTACTCAAATTTAATGATAGTCTTCAACCCTTTAGTCTCTGACTAGAGGGTTGAAACCCTAATAAATAATTGCAAGATTTAGTTGACATTGAAAATATAGAATGATAATATATTCAAGGTGCTCTACTATCCTTGTTACTTTGGAGGATTGAAATGTCTTATGAAAAAGTAGCACAGGCTCAATCAAATCTCATAATCGGGACCAAACAAACTGTTAAAGCTATGAAAAATAGCATGGTCCAAGAAGTCGTGATTGCAGAAGATGCTGATCAGCATATCACGAATAAAATTCTTCGACTGGCACATGAGCTTGGGATTCCTTACTCATCAGTTCCATCGATGAAGAGGTTGGGAAAAGCTTGTGGAATTGATGTTGGAGCTACTGTTGTGGCGATAAAGCAATAAAGTTTTGGCATTGGAAGTATCCAAACGCGAAAACTTTGTTTTTTGCCTAATTATGAACCACCTGGATATGTGGGATTACTTTTAACGCTGAAAGGAGGAAAACAGAAGATGCCTACAATAAATCAACTTGTACGCAAAGGTCGTACTTCAAAAACTAAAAAGTCAGACTCACCAGCACTTAACAAGGGATACAATAGCTTCAAAAAATCTCTTACAAATGAATCTTCACCACAAAAACGTGGAGTTTGTACTCGTGTTGGTACTTTAACACCAAAGAAGCCAAACTCAGCACTTCGTAAATATGCTCGTGTACGTTTGACAAATGGAATTGAGGTAACAGCATACATTCCTGGTATTGGACATAATCTCCAAGAGCACAGTGTTGTGCTTATCCGCGGGGGACGTGTTAAGGACTTACCAGGGGTGCGTTATCACATTGTGCGTGGAGCTTTAGATACGGCTGGAGTAGAAGGTCGTATGCAAGGTCGTTCCAAATACGGGACAAAGAGACCGAAAAAAAAGTAATGCAAGTATGAATAACTTGATGTGAAAGGAGGGGAACATATGCCACGTAAAGGACCCGTTCAAAAACGTGATGTGTTGCCAGATCCAATGTATAATTCAAAGCTTGTAACCCGCCTAATTAACCAAGTAATGGTTGATGGACAGCGTGGAAAGGCTCAAAAGATACTTTATAACGCTTTTCAACTTGTGCAGGAACGCAGTGGAAAAGATCCAATGGAAGTTTTCGAACAAGCACTGAAAAATGTTATGCCAGTTTTGGAAGTTCGCGCACGCCGTGTTGGTGGTTCAAACTACCAAGTACCAGTTGAGGTACGCCCGGAGCGTCGTCAAACACTTGGCCTTCGTTACATTGTTAACTACTCTCGCCTACGCGGAGAAAAAACAATGGAAGAGCGTCTAGCTAATGAAATTCTTGATGCAGCAAACAATACAGGTGCATCTGTGAAGAAGCGCGAAGATATGCACAAGATGGCGGAAGCAAACAAAGCATTCGCACATTATCGTTGGTAAGAACAATTATAAAACTATAATAGATTGCAGGAAGGAGAAAGATTCATGGCTAGAGAATTCTCCTTGGAAAGAACACGAAATATCGGTATCATGGCGCATATTGACGCTGGTAAAACTACTGCTACCGAACGTATTCTTTTCTATACAGGACGCATCCACAAAATCGGTGAAACTCATGAAGGTGCATCTCAGATGGACTGGATGGAGCAGGAACAAGAACGTGGAATCACAATTACATCTGCGGCTACAACTGCTCAGTGGAAAGGCCATCGTATTAACATCATTGATACACCAGGACACGTAGACTTCACAGTTGAGGTTGAACGTTCCCTACGCGTACTTGATGGTTCCGTGGCTGTGCTTGATGCTCAATCAGGGGTTGAGCCACAAACAGAAACAGTATGGCGTCAAGCAACAACTTATGGCGTTCCGCGTATTGTTTTCGTGAATAAAATGGATAAGATCGGCGCTGACTTCTTGTATTCTGTAGGAACGTTACATGATAGATTGGGTGCAAACGCACATCCAGTTCAACTTCCGATTGGTGCGGAAGATGAGTTTGAAGGAATCATTGACCTTGTAGAATGGAAAGCTTATTACTATGAGGATGATTTAGGTACACGTACTGATGCACGTGACATTCCTGAAGAATTCATCGATCAAGCAGAAGAATATCGAGGCAAATTAATCGAGGCTGTTGCTGATTTAGATGAAGAATTAATGATGAAGTATCTTGAGGGTGAAGAAATTTCAAACGACGAGCTTAAAGCTGCTGTTCGTAAAGCAACCCTTAGTGTTGAGTTCTACCCAGTACTTTGTGGTTCTGCCTTTAAAAACAAAGGGGTTCAGTTGTTAATTGATGCTGTTATTGATTATCTACCAGCTCCTACTGACGTTCCTCCAATTAAGGGGATCATTCCAGAAACTGAGGAAGAAGTTACTCACAAGGCAGATGACAGCGAACCATTCTCTGCTCTTGCCTTTAAAGTTATGACAGACCCGTTTGTTGGTAAACTTACATTCTTCCGAGTATATTCTGGAACATTAGATTCTGGATCTTATGTACAAAACTCTACAAAAGGAAAACGTGAGCGTGTAGGTCGTATTCTACAAATGCACGCAAACCACCGTGAGGAAATTTCTAAGGTATATTCTGGAGACATAGCAGCCGCCGTAGGTTTAAAGGATACTTCAACCGGGGATACTCTGTGTGATGAAAAAAACCTTGTAATACTTGAGTCTATGGAATTCCCTGAGCCAGTTATCTCAGTTGCTATTGAACCAAAATCAAAAGCAGACCAAGATAAAATGGCAGTTGCCCTTGGTAAGCTTGCTGAAGAAGATCCAACCTTCAGAACTGAAACTAATCCTGAAACTGGTCAAACGATCATTTCTGGCATGGGTGAGCTTCACTTGGACATTATCGTTGACCGTATGCGTCGCGAATTTAAAGTGGAAGCTAATGTTGGTGCTCCGCAGGTTGCATATCGTGAAACATTCCGTTCTTCTGCAGAAGTGGAAGGAAAGTTTGTACGTCAGTCTGGTGGACGCGGACAATATGGTCATGTTTGGATTAAATTTGAACCAAACGAAGAAGGCGCTGGATTTGAATTTATTAACGCAGTCGTTGGTGGGGTAGTTCCTCGTGAATATATCGGACCTGTTCAACAAGGTATCGTAGAATCAGCTGCTAATGGAGTATTAGCAGGATACCCGCTAATCGATTTTAAAGCTACTTTATACGATGGTTCATACCATGATGTTGACTCAAGTGAAATGGCATTTAAAGTTGCTGCCTCCATGGCGTTGAAAGCAGCTAAGAACAAGTGTAACCCAGTTCTTCTTGAGCCAATGATGAAAGTTGAAGTAGTAATCCCAGAAGAATATATGGGAGATATCATGGGTGATATTACTTCACGTCGCGGACGTGTGGAAGGTATGGGATCCCGTGGTAATGCACAAGTAGTTAATGCTTTTGTGCCACTTTCAGAAATGTTTGGTTATGCGACTGCACTTCGTTCAAACACTCAAGGTCGTGGAACATATACAATGCACTTTGATCATTACGAAGAAGTCCCAAAATCCATCTCTGAAGAAATCATCAAGAAAAATTCAGGACAATAATTGATTTTTTAAGCAGGATCAAGTATAACTTTTGTTAGAAGCTTGAAGTTTAGAGGATAACTCCTTTAAACTTTGGGTATTAACATAATTTTAATTACACATAAACTTTTGTTTATTTTAAAGGAGGAACTTCTAAATGGGAAAAGAAAAATTTGATCGTTCCAAAGCCCACGTAAACATTGGTACTATTGGACACGTTGACCATGGTAAAACAACTCTAACAGCTGCTATCACCACTGCGCTTCATAAGAAATACAATCGTGGTACTGCAATGGCTTATGACCAAATCGATGGTGCTCCAGAAGAGCGCGAGCGTGGTATTACTATCGCTACTGCACACGTTGAGTATGAAACTGACAGCCGTCACTATGCTCACGTTGACTGCCCAGGACACGCTGACTATGTTAAAAACATGATCACTGGTGCTGCTCAAATGGACGGAGCTATCCTAGTCGTATCTGCTGCTGATGGCCCAATGCCACAAACTCGTGAGCATATCCTACTTTCTCGTCAGGTTGGTGTACCTTACATCGTAGTATTCTTAAACAAAACTGACATGGTAGATGACGAAGAACTTCTAGAATTGGTAGAAATGGAAGTGCGTGACCTACTTACTGAATACGACTTCCCTGGGGATGATGTACCAGTAATCAAAGGTTCTGCTCTTAAAGCTCTTCAAGGTGATGAAGAGTACGAAGCTAAAATCTTCGAACTTATGGAGGCTGTTGATGAGTACATTCCAACTCCAGAGCGTGACACTGACAAGCCATTCATGATGCCGGTTGAGGATGTATTCTCAATTACTGGACGTGGAACAGTTGCTACTGGTCGTGTTGAGCGAGGTAAAGTTAAAGTTGGTGACGAAGTTGAGATCATCGGTCTTGCTGAAGCTCCATCTAAGACTATTGTAACTGGAGTAGAAATGTTCCGTAAGCTTCTTGACTTTGCTGAAGCTGGTGACAACATTGGAGCTCTACTTCGTGGGGTTGCTCGCGATGACATCAACCGCGGTCAAGTACTTGCGAAGCCAGGAACAATCACACCTCATACTAACTTCAAAGCTGAGGTTTATGTTCTATCTAAAGAAGAAGGTGGACGTCATACTCCATTCTTCTCTAACTACCGTCCGCAGTTCTACTTCCGTACAACTGATGTAACTGGTGTTGTTAGTCTTCCAGAAGGCGTTGAAATGGTAATGCCTGGAGATAACATTGAAATGAGTGTTGAACTTATTTCTCCAATCGCGATCGAAGAAGGAACTAAGTTTTCTATTCGTGAAGGTGGACGTACAGTAGGCGCTGGCGTAGTAGCTTCTATCCAAAAATAATTGTTAATTTTAAAGGGGTAGCCAATAGGGCTGCCTCTTTTTTACAAGATAAGAAAGTATAAAATATGTCTAGCTCCAGCGCCCTATCGACTAGAGTCGGTTCCCTCCTCTCCATCGATAAGTCAACATCGATTCACTTCGTGAACCGTGTTTCCTTTATCTCGGAGGATCGTAGGCTAAAACCGCCACATCGTGTGGCAACGCCTACGTGACCCACATCCTGTGGGCCTCACCGCCTTACGTCGATGATCGAGGGCGCTTGCGCTTTTCTTATTTATATCACAGGTTTCTGGTTTTAGAGGAATTACTTTGCTTGGGTTAAGTTTATGTGCAATTACATACTTTTGCGTGCTGCTATCAATGATTGCGTGACGATAAATAGATTTACGAGACGGTTACAAAAATTTATGTGATAAAAAGATTGTTTTATGTGACGGTATTTCTATGTATAGTGCCATTATAGAAGGATCCGTGCCAAACGAATTCATTGAGTGATGAAATCTCTTTTTATGTGATGGGGAAAGATTTCTATGTGATAAAAATCAGCTGTTATGTGCAAGTTTTTATTAATCTTGTGCATATATGTGAAAATTAACTTAGTTAAGTGCTACAAAGAACCTTTGCGTGCCGCCAGACCATCAATCGACTCACAAAATCAAGTTGTCATACAATAACCCTCCAAATATACCCCAAAAAGTTTCTACTATATATATGTTTTTGTTTGGCAATCATGATAAATGGGAATTTGGAATTAAAAACGGCAATTATTGGATACCCTTGAATTTACGCATAATCCTCGTTATAATACTACTTGCCGTTCTTTTTGACTTTTACAGGCAACTAGGAATGAAGAAAACAATTGTTAAACCTTTCTAGGTATATTTTTTTATAGTAAAGGTTGCAATCATCTATCGATTTCTATATAATATTTAATGTTGGTCATAAAAGGCGATGATGCGGAAGGTTGCTGACACACCCGGCCCCTTTGCCATGGCAGAGTGTGTGAGGGAAATTTTCGCGGAGAATGTCTGTTTAAAAAAATAGGCGATAAAGGAGGGAAAATAATGGCAAAAGAAAAGATTCGTATTCGTTTAAAGGCGTATGATCATCGTATTCTTGATCAATCCGCTGAAAAGATTGTGGATACTGCAAAGCGTTCAGGTGCAAGCGTTTCTGGTCCAATTCCGTTGCCAACGGAAAAGACTATATACACTATTCTACGCGCAGTGCATAAGTACAAGGACTCTCGTGAACAATTCGAGATGCGTACACACAAGCGTTTGATTGACATTGTGAATCCAACGCCGCAAACGGTTGATTCACTTATGCGTTTGGATCTTCCATCCGGTGTGGATATTGAAATTAAATTATAATTTGAAAACAATTTAGGAGGTGTAACGGATGACGAAAGGAATCTTAGGTCGTAAAATCGGCATGACGCAGATCTTTACAGAAGCGGGCGAATTAGTCCCTGTCACAGTAGTGCAAGCAGAATCAAACGTTGTACTACAAGTTAAAACTGCGGAAAACGATGGCTACGAAGCGATTCAGCTTGGTTTTGCTGAGAAAAAAGAAGTAAGATCAAACAAAGCTGAAAAGGGTCATGCTGAAAAGGCGAACACAAGCCCTAAGCGCTTCGTTCGTGAATTCCGTAATTCAGGTCCTGCAGAAGTAGGGCAAGAAATTAAGGTAGATATTTTTGAAGCTGGAGATAAAATTGATGTAACTGGAACTTCTAAAGGGAAAGGTTTCCAAGGCTCTATTAAGAGACACAACCAATCTCGTGGACCAATGTCTCATGGTTCTCGTTATCACCGCCGTCCTGGTTCAATGGGTGCTGTAGATCCAATGCACGTATTTAAAGGTAAAAACCTACCAGGTCAAATGGGTGGAGAACAAATTACAATTCAAAATCTTGAAGTTGTAAGTGTAGATACGGAACGCAATTTGCTTCTTATTAAAGGAAATGTTCCAGGAGCTAAAAAATCATTCGTTAAAATTACGAGTGCAGTAAAAGGCTAATAACCATTAAGGAAGGGAGGATATGTCATGCCTAAAGTAGCACTATATAACCAAACCGGAGCGAAGGTTGGAGATGTTGAGCTTTCAGAATCCGTATTTGGTATTGAACCAAACACACATGTATTACATGAAGCTGTCTTAATGCAACGCGCGTCAATGCGTCAAGGCACTCATGCTGTTAAAAATCGTGCGGAAGTGAGTGGCGGCGGTCGTAAGCCATGGCGCCAAAAAGGTACTGGTCGTGCTCGTCAAGGTTCCATTCGTTCACCACAATGGGTAGGGGGCGGAACTGTATTTGGTCCATCGCCACGTACCTACAGCTATAAACTACCTAAAAAAGTGCGTCGTCTAGCATTAAAATCTGCGCTTTCTAGCAAAGTAAAAGAAGATGCTATTTATGTACTAGAAGGATTATCTATTGAGGCACCAAAGACTAAGGATATTCTAAGTGTTCTTAATGGATTGAATGTAAAATCTGCATTAATCGTTACAACTGATCGTGAAGAGAACGTAATCCGTTCTTCTAACAATCTACAAAATGTAAAAGCACTTAACGTAAGCGAAGTAAACGTGCTTGATTTGCTTACGCATGACGCTCTTATCTTAACGAAGGATGCAGCTGAAAAAGCAGGGGAGGTGCTTGCATAATGAAAGGACCACGTGATATCATAAAACGCCCTGTTATTACCGAACGTTCTGCTGACCTTATGGCAGAGAAAAAGTATACGTTTGAAGTAAGTCCAAAGGCTAACAAGACTGAAATCAAAGATGCTGTTGAAACGATTTTTGATGTAAAAGTTGAGAAAGTAAGCACAATGAATTACAAAGGTAAATTCAAGCGTATGGGACGTTACGGTGGGTATCGTTCAGATCGCAAGAAAGCCATTGTTAAACTAAGTGCTGATAGCAAAGAACTTGAATTTTTTGAAGGTGTATAAATTATTAATCTAGAGAAGGAGGGAACTGGAGATGGCGATCAAAAAGTATAAACCAACCTCTAACGGTCGTAGAGGAATGTCAGTATCTGATTACGCTGAAATCACTACTGATAAGCCGGAAAAATCTCTGCTTGCTCCATTGCATAAACGTGGTGGACGTAACAACCAGGGTAAACTAACGGTTCGTCATCAGGGCGGTGGCCATAAGCGCCAATATCGTATCATTGACTTTAAACGCGACAAAGATGGAATACCAGGCCGCGTTGCTACAATTGAGTACGATCCAAACCGCACTGCAAACATTGCACTAATTAATTACTCTGATGGAGAAAAGCGTTATATCTTAGCTCCGAAAGGAATTCGAGTAGGAGATGTCATTGAATCAGGAGAAAATGCTGATATCAAGGTAGGTAACGCACTTCCATTAAATAATATTCCTGTAGGTACAGTAATTCATAACGTTGAGTTAAAACCAGGACGCGGAGGACAGCTTGTTCGTTCTGCAGGAGCTCAAGCTCAAATTCTAGGACGTGAAGATAAATATGTTCTTATTCGTCTAGTGTCTGGTGAAGTTCGTTTAGTTCTTGGAACTTGCCGTGCAACAGTAGGTCAAGTTGGTAACCTTGATAACGAGCTTATCAATGTTGGTAAAGCTGGACGTTCTCGTTGGAATGGTATCCGTCCAACTGTTCGTGGTTCTGTAATGAACCCTAATGATCACCCACACGGTGGTGGTGAAGGACGCGCGCCTATCGGACGCAAATCGCCAATGTCACCATGGGGTAAACCAACTCTTGGTTACAAGACTCGTAAACGCAACAAAGCTTCTGATAAGTTTATTGTACGTCGTCGTAAAAAATAAGATTTTTGGGATTGAAAGGCGGCCTAGCCGTCTCGCAATCACGAAAGGAGGTTAAACTATGGGTCGAAGCCTTAAAAAGGGACCTTTCGTTGACGATCATTTGATGAGTAAGGTTGAAAAACTTAATGAAGATGATAAAAAACAATTAATTAAAACTTGGTCTCGTCGTTCTACTATTTTCCCGAACTTTATTGGCCACACTATCGCTGTTTATGACGGTCGCAAACATGTGCCTGTATATATCACAGAAGATATGGTTGGACATAAGTTAGGTGAATTCGCACCAACACGCACCTACAAAGGTCACGCTGGTGATGACAAGAAAACAAAACGTTAAGTGAGAGGGGGCATAATCCATGCAAGCTAAATCTATTGCTAGATCCGTTCGTATTGCTCCTCGCAAAGCGCGTTTAGTTGTTGATCTAATCCGAGGAAAAGAAGTTGGTGAGGCATTGGCGATTCTTCGTCATACTCAACGAGCAGCTTCTCCAATCGTTGAAAAGGTGTTAAAATCTGCTATCGCGAACGCAGAGCATAACTATGAAATGGACACTGACAACTTAGTAGTTACGGAAGCTTATGTAAATGAAGGAGCAACATTGAAACGTTTCAGACCACGTGCGATGGGACGTGCAAGTCAAATTAACAAGCGCACTAGCCACATCACATTAGTGGTATCAGAAAAGAAGGAGGGATAGTTAGTGGGTCAAAAAGTAAACCCTGTCGGTCTAAGAATCGGTGTTATTCGTGATTGGGAATCAAAATGGTATGCTGGTAAAGACTATGCTGATTTACTTCATGAAGACATTAAGATTCGTGAATATATCGAAGCTCGTTTGAAGGACGCTGCACTTTCTAAAGTAGAAATCGAGCGTGCTGCGAACCGTGTAAATATAACAGTTCACACCGCAAAGCCAGGTATGGTAATTGGTAAAGGTGGTTCCGAAGTAGAAGCACTTCGTAAATCGCTAAGTGACTTATCAGGCAAGCGTGTTCACATTAATATTGTAGAAGTGAAAAAAGCTGATATCGATGCAAAATTAGTTGCTGAAAATATCGCTCGTCAATTAGAAAACCGTATCTCATTCCGTCGTGCTCAAAAGCAAGCTATCCAACGTGCAATGCGTGGAGGAGCAAAAGGAATTAAAACTCAAGTATCTGGTCGTTTAGGCGGAGCGGATATTGCTCGCGCAGAACATTATAGCGAAGGAACTGTACCACTTCATACACTTCGTGCAGATATCGATTATGGAACTGCAGAAGCTGACACAACTTATGGTAAGCTTGGTGTTAAAGTATGGATCTACCGTGGAGAAGTCCTTCCAACTAAGAAAAAAGACTAAGGAAGGGGGAAAAGCATTATGTTAATGCCAAAACGTGTAAAACATCGTAAGCAACATCGTGGACGCATGAAAGGTCGTGCGAAAGGTGGTACTGAAGTAGCTTTCGGTGAATATGGATTACAAGCACTTGACGCATCATGGATTACAAGTCGTCAAATTGAGGCGGCGCGTATTGCTATGACTCGTTATATGAAACGTGGCGGTAAGGTTTGGATCAAAATTTTCCCTGATAAGCCTTACACCGCAAAGCCATTAGAAGTACGTATGGGATCCGGTAAAGGTGCACCTGAAGGTTGGGTTGCTGTTGTTAAACCGGGCAAAATCATGTTTGAAATTGCTGGAGTACCTGAAGAAGTAGCTCGCGAAGCTTTGCGCCTTGCAGCTCATAAGCTACCAGTAAAAACTAAGTTCGTAAAACGCGAAGAAATTGGTGGTGAAATAAATGAAGGCTAATGAAATCAGAGAACTAACCACTGCCGAAATTGAACAAAAGGTCATGTCTTTGAAAGAAGAACTCTTTAACCTTCGTTTCCAGTTAGCCACTGGACAACTTGAAAATACAGCTCGTATTCGAGAAGTACGTAAATCAATTGCACGTATGAAAACAGTCGTTCGTGAACGTGAAGTTGGAGTTAATAACCGATAAATGAGAGGAGGTTACCCTCAAATGAGTGAACGTAACTATCGAAAAGTTTACACCGGACGTGTGGTATCCGATAAAATGGATCAAACCATTACAGTGCTAGTAGAAACATATAAATTCCATAAGCTTTATGGAAAACGTGTAAAGTATTCAAAGAAATTTAAGGCTCATGACGAACAAAATCAGGCTAAAACAGGTGATGTCGTAAAAATCATGGAAACTCGTCCTATTTCTAAGACGAAGCGTTTCCGTCTGATCGAAGTCGTTGAAGAAGCTGTAATTATCTAATTTAGATTTGTTCGGACCGATTCCGAAGGGAGGTAAATGCGGTATGATTCAACAAGAAACTCGTTTAAAGGTTGCAGATAACTCTGGAGCTCGTGAGGTATTGACTATTAAGGTTCTCGGAGGTTCTGGCCGTAAAACTGCTAATATTGGGGACGTTATCGTCTGTTCGGTGAAACAAGCAACACCAGGAGGCGTTGTCAAAAAAGGTGATGTCGTTAAAGCTGTTGTTGTTCGTACAAAGAGTGGAGTTCGTCGTACTGACGGTTCTTATATCAAGTTCGATGAAAATGCAGCTGTAATTATCCGCGATGACAAAAGTCCACGTGGAACACGTATCTTTGGACCAGTTGCCCGTGAATTGCGTGATGCTAAATTCATGAAAATCGTATCATTAGCACCAGAAGTATTATAAAGTTTCATATTAGCCTTGTAAGGAGGTGCACCAAACATGCACGTAAAAAAAGGTGACAAAGTCATGGTGATCTCTGGTAAAGACAAAGGAAAACAAGGAACCATCTTAGAGGCTTACCCTAAAAAGGACCGTGTTCTTGTAGAAGGTATTAATCTAGTGAAGAAACACGCAAAGCCTTCACAAGATAATCCTCAAGGCGGTATCCTTAACCAGGAAGCACCAGTTCA
The Bacillaceae bacterium S4-13-56 genome window above contains:
- the rplX gene encoding 50S ribosomal protein L24 — translated: MHVKKGDKVMVISGKDKGKQGTILEAYPKKDRVLVEGINLVKKHAKPSQDNPQGGILNQEAPVHVSNVMPIDPKSGEPTRVGYEVKDGKKVRIAKKSGQPLDK
- the rplN gene encoding 50S ribosomal protein L14, which produces MIQQETRLKVADNSGAREVLTIKVLGGSGRKTANIGDVIVCSVKQATPGGVVKKGDVVKAVVVRTKSGVRRTDGSYIKFDENAAVIIRDDKSPRGTRIFGPVARELRDAKFMKIVSLAPEVL